CCGGGGGATGTCGGCATTTCCTCCATCACGCTGGCGGAACTTTGGCACGGCGTCGCGAAAAGCCGGAACCCGGAAGGGAATGCGGCCGCCCTCGAGGGGTTTCTCCTCCCTCTTGAAGTGCTTGATTTCGGGGAGGAGGCCGCCCTGGCGTACGGATCCGTTCGCGCTTCCCTCGAGAAGACCGGGACCCCGATCGGCTCGATGGATACGCTGATCGCTGCGCATGCCGCCAGTCTCGGCGCCACGGTCGTCACGAGCAACACGCGGGAATTCCGGCGGGTCCGGTCTCTGGACGTCGTCGACTGGACACGCTGAGGGAGAGGGGGAGGCGATGCCGTTGAAAGGGAAGCCGGTCTCCGCGTCGCGGATCGTCCTGGCGCAGGAGATGACGCCGCTGGACGCGAACCCGATCGGCAACGTGCACGGCGGGAACATCATGAAGCTGGCCGACTCGGCCGCCGGAGTGGTCTCGATCCGGCACTCCGGCCGCAACTGCGTGACCGCCAC
This DNA window, taken from Deltaproteobacteria bacterium, encodes the following:
- a CDS encoding type II toxin-antitoxin system VapC family toxin, yielding MKFLLDTNVCIDMIRGRPGRILSRLRRCRPGDVGISSITLAELWHGVAKSRNPEGNAAALEGFLLPLEVLDFGEEAALAYGSVRASLEKTGTPIGSMDTLIAAHAASLGATVVTSNTREFRRVRSLDVVDWTR